TCCTCCAGGTTCCGGGCGAGATCCTGCAATCTCCGTTCATCGGCAAGGGAGTCCTTGAGCTTCTCCGCTATCTCCCGATGGTGTTTTTGGGGGAGTGTCCTCAACACGGCCCGGATGAAGTGGACGTGGCACATCTGCCAGCTCGATCCAACAAACGAGGATTCCACCGCCTTCTGGATCCCGCGATGACCATCGGAGGTGACCAACTGGACCCCGGTCAATCCCCGGTCCTTCAGGTCCTCGAACAGCCCGGACCAGACGAGTTCATCCTCGCAGGCGGCGACCCGGGCTCCCAGAATCTCTCGGAACCCATCTG
This window of the Methanomicrobiales archaeon genome carries:
- a CDS encoding transposase, which encodes DGFREILGARVAACEDELVWSGLFEDLKDRGLTGVQLVTSDGHRGIQKAVESSFVGSSWQMCHVHFIRAVLRTLPQKHHREIAEKLKDSLADERRLQDLARNLEDQGYSRAANTIERFLSGLLNYRAYPNSHWKRIRTTNGLERIHKEIKRRTKVIGAFPNDSSFLRVAVAILMDMNEEWVTGKRYLSMDER